In Halogeometricum sp. S1BR25-6, a single genomic region encodes these proteins:
- a CDS encoding diacylglycerol/lipid kinase family protein — translation MTTHETTDGDREAPPSTDDGEWRIILNPVSGSGDHAERVESLAAERGYAVERTEEPGDAVEFAERAGRKGAERVAACGGDGTIHNVVEGLGRADALDDVTFGVVPGGTGNDFATNVGIRDVEHAFELLESGDRRRIDLGVADGELFTNSCIAGLTAQTSSETSSDMKERFGTLAYVAAGFKTVREFEPLHVELEVERDVSAQSTTWTGEALCILVGNARGFARGGGQANVEDGLFEVTVVNDMPTSKMLTEAAVQQFIGSDTENVTQLTGDELHVTGREGEDIEFSLDGEIREHRDLSMHVRSQALDVVVGEAYEPRPSDA, via the coding sequence ATGACGACCCACGAGACGACCGACGGCGACCGAGAAGCGCCCCCCAGCACCGACGACGGCGAGTGGCGAATCATCCTCAACCCGGTCAGCGGGTCCGGCGACCACGCCGAGCGGGTCGAATCGCTGGCGGCCGAGCGCGGCTACGCCGTCGAACGGACCGAGGAACCGGGCGACGCCGTCGAGTTCGCCGAACGGGCCGGCCGGAAGGGGGCGGAACGGGTGGCCGCCTGCGGCGGCGACGGCACGATACACAACGTGGTCGAGGGGCTCGGACGGGCGGACGCCCTCGACGACGTGACGTTCGGCGTCGTCCCCGGCGGCACCGGTAACGACTTCGCCACGAACGTCGGAATCAGGGACGTCGAGCACGCCTTCGAACTCTTAGAGAGCGGCGACCGGCGGCGCATCGACCTCGGCGTCGCCGACGGCGAACTGTTCACGAACTCCTGTATCGCCGGGCTGACCGCGCAGACCAGCTCCGAAACGAGTTCCGACATGAAAGAGCGGTTCGGCACGCTCGCCTACGTCGCCGCCGGCTTCAAGACCGTCCGGGAGTTCGAACCGCTGCACGTCGAACTCGAAGTCGAACGCGACGTGTCGGCCCAGTCGACGACGTGGACGGGCGAGGCGCTCTGTATCCTCGTCGGCAACGCGCGCGGGTTCGCCCGCGGCGGCGGGCAGGCGAACGTCGAGGACGGACTGTTCGAGGTGACTGTCGTCAACGACATGCCCACCTCGAAGATGCTGACCGAGGCGGCCGTCCAGCAGTTCATCGGAAGCGACACGGAGAACGTGACCCAACTCACCGGCGACGAACTCCACGTCACCGGCCGGGAGGGCGAGGACATCGAGTTCAGCCTCGACGGCGAGATACGCGAACACCGCGACCTATCGATGCACGTCCGCTCGCAAGCGCTCGACGTTGTCGTCGGCGAGGCGTACGAACCGAGACCCTCCGACGCGTGA
- a CDS encoding DUF7344 domain-containing protein — MQDENVWQSVCRALGDKTRRRVLVALLELPDADDTLRVPEDVHEGDRDERKLETALYHNHLPLLEQAGYVRWDPDAGRVGVGDDFGEIRPVLRLLHDNRADLPDDWV, encoded by the coding sequence ATGCAGGACGAAAACGTCTGGCAGTCCGTCTGTAGAGCCCTCGGCGATAAGACTCGTCGGCGCGTGCTGGTTGCGCTCTTGGAACTCCCGGACGCCGACGACACGCTACGTGTGCCCGAGGATGTTCACGAGGGCGACCGAGACGAACGGAAACTGGAGACGGCGCTGTACCACAACCACCTCCCGCTGTTAGAGCAGGCTGGCTACGTTCGGTGGGACCCGGACGCGGGTCGGGTCGGCGTCGGCGACGACTTCGGGGAGATTCGGCCGGTGCTCCGACTCCTCCACGACAACCGAGCGGACCTCCCGGACGACTGGGTCTGA